A stretch of Planctomycetota bacterium DNA encodes these proteins:
- a CDS encoding PfkB family carbohydrate kinase codes for MTSVLVVGSVALDTIETPHGRAAEVLGGSATHFALSASCFAPVRLVGIVGRDFPREHLETLQVRKIDLAGLEIAEGRTFRWHGRFEGDMSRAQTLSVQLNVFESFRPRIPAAFADTPYVLLGNSSPRTQAAVLDQLRSPRFVLLDTMDFYIASERRALLDLLPRVSAICVNFDEAKQLAEAHNGASAVARLLDLGVRAVILKRGEHGATLATRDFHFTIPAYPTKRVVDPTGAGDSFAGGLLGYLAAAGDEARSLRRALVYASVMGSFAVEEFGTLRIQRVTREEIESRARALLEMIAV; via the coding sequence ATGACGAGCGTTCTCGTCGTGGGGAGCGTGGCGCTCGACACCATCGAGACGCCGCACGGCCGGGCCGCCGAGGTGCTGGGCGGATCGGCCACGCATTTCGCGCTTTCGGCCTCGTGCTTCGCGCCGGTGCGTCTGGTGGGCATCGTGGGCCGGGATTTTCCGCGGGAGCATCTGGAAACCCTTCAGGTCCGGAAGATCGACCTGGCCGGCCTCGAGATCGCCGAAGGGCGCACGTTCCGCTGGCACGGCCGCTTCGAAGGGGACATGAGCCGCGCGCAGACGCTCTCCGTTCAGCTCAACGTCTTCGAGTCCTTCCGCCCCCGTATCCCCGCCGCCTTCGCGGATACGCCCTACGTCCTTCTCGGGAATTCCAGCCCGAGGACGCAGGCCGCGGTCCTCGACCAGCTGCGCTCCCCGCGGTTCGTGCTGCTCGACACGATGGACTTCTATATCGCCTCGGAACGCCGCGCGCTTCTGGATCTCCTGCCGCGGGTGAGCGCGATCTGCGTGAACTTCGACGAAGCCAAGCAGCTCGCCGAGGCGCACAACGGGGCCTCCGCGGTGGCCCGCCTCCTGGACCTCGGGGTGCGCGCCGTGATCCTCAAGCGCGGCGAACACGGAGCGACGCTGGCAACGCGCGATTTCCACTTTACGATCCCCGCGTACCCCACGAAGCGCGTCGTGGATCCGACGGGGGCGGGGGACTCCTTCGCCGGGGGGCTCCTCGGGTACCTGGCGGCGGCCGGCGACGAAGCCCGGTCGCTCCGGCGGGCGCTCGTGTATGCTTCGGTCATGGGCTCGTTCGCCGTCGAGGAATTCGGGACGCTGCGAATCCAGCGCGTGACGCGGGAGGAGATCGAGTCCCGGGCCCGCGCGCTTCTGGAAATGATCGCGGTCTGA
- the hisD gene encoding histidinol dehydrogenase, with protein sequence MIPVSPLTPEIRRRYLSRRGAIEGAVRESVEAIRERVRREGDAALRALTRKFDGPDLERLEVGPDEWARAERALPQNVQAAVRSMYDSVVRYHKQDLARPFEFQPLKGVLLGKLVVPFERAGLYVPGGLAVYPSSVVMAAAPAQVAGVREIVLSTPPTREGTLPDAVLFAARVSGVSRVFKVGGAQAIFAMAYGTETVPRCEVLAGPGNAYVTAAKKLVQEETAIDFLAGPTELLVLSDGTTSPRFIAAELAGQAEHSPDACCVLVTTSREQAEAVARELEEQVRVLERAEIIRRAMTSQGALLVAASFDEAVAFANAFGAEHLTISTRRPVEALKRIRSAGSVFLGEYSPVAVGDYGVGPNAILPTYGEACRRGGLSANSFLKTISYQMLSREGLEQVAPTATTLARVEGLTAHLRSIEVRLGP encoded by the coding sequence GTGATTCCCGTTTCTCCCCTGACGCCGGAGATCCGCCGGCGGTATCTCTCCCGCCGCGGCGCGATCGAAGGCGCCGTCCGGGAAAGCGTCGAGGCCATCCGCGAACGGGTCCGCCGGGAGGGGGACGCGGCGCTCCGGGCGCTGACGCGGAAGTTCGACGGTCCCGATCTCGAGCGGCTCGAAGTGGGACCCGACGAATGGGCCCGCGCGGAGCGGGCGCTGCCGCAGAACGTCCAGGCCGCCGTCCGGTCGATGTACGACAGCGTCGTGCGCTATCACAAGCAGGACCTGGCCCGGCCGTTCGAGTTCCAGCCCCTCAAGGGCGTCCTGCTCGGCAAGCTCGTGGTTCCCTTCGAGCGCGCGGGGCTGTACGTGCCGGGCGGGCTGGCGGTCTACCCCTCGAGCGTCGTCATGGCCGCCGCGCCGGCGCAGGTCGCGGGCGTCCGCGAGATCGTGCTCTCCACCCCGCCCACGCGCGAGGGAACCCTGCCGGACGCGGTCCTGTTTGCGGCGCGCGTCTCGGGCGTCTCCCGCGTTTTCAAGGTCGGCGGCGCCCAGGCGATCTTCGCGATGGCGTACGGGACGGAAACGGTGCCGCGCTGCGAAGTCCTGGCGGGCCCCGGGAACGCCTACGTCACCGCCGCCAAGAAGCTCGTCCAGGAGGAGACGGCCATCGATTTCCTGGCGGGACCGACGGAGCTTCTGGTTCTCTCCGACGGAACGACGTCGCCGCGCTTCATCGCGGCGGAACTGGCGGGTCAGGCGGAGCACTCCCCGGACGCCTGCTGCGTGCTCGTGACGACGTCCCGCGAGCAGGCCGAGGCCGTGGCGCGGGAGCTTGAGGAGCAGGTCCGCGTCCTGGAACGCGCCGAGATCATCCGCCGGGCGATGACGTCCCAGGGAGCGCTTCTGGTGGCCGCGTCGTTCGACGAGGCGGTGGCCTTCGCCAACGCGTTCGGGGCGGAGCACCTGACGATCTCCACGCGCCGGCCGGTCGAGGCCCTCAAGCGCATCCGCAGCGCGGGATCGGTCTTTCTGGGCGAGTACTCCCCCGTGGCGGTCGGAGACTACGGAGTGGGTCCGAACGCGATCCTCCCCACGTACGGCGAAGCCTGCCGCCGCGGGGGCCTGAGCGCCAACAGCTTCCTCAAGACGATCTCGTACCAGATGCTCTCGCGCGAGGGCCTCGAACAGGTGGCCCCGACGGCGACGACCCTGGCGCGGGTCGAGGGCCTGACGGCCCATCTCCGGTCCATCGAGGTGCGCCTTGGACCTTGA
- a CDS encoding DUF2723 domain-containing protein, whose translation MTGAARLRALAAPGIPFLVSLGLSLSTVGTHVFWQDSGFFLCAARELGVLYPPGFALYVILARAWAWLFFFLDFTLAVHLFSSFCAALAAAFLGLAARDALRSRSTVLGAAGEGDPGPADAIGAAVGTLAAAGFTFWFSGVYAKVYALLFAATAFLLWRIVLAEARRKPRDLTAAAVAIGLAWQAHPSITLAGPALAAFAARHARALGWKGFLGRVGLAAGTALGPSLLLAVLARGPARLMFGEPRNLAEVLGYLTARRFTGKSEFLSYDPSRWAALSQYFWEEFLGVSLVLLTVGAVWLARTRPRFLAGIALWTVPFVIVTTLFVREGQQDFWYVAAWMPLWLAVAVGLREAAARLGRGAVAAAAVAGLAWSLAANYRDVNQRGYDLAEIFGRIHLERLAPEAILILGSDDSSSTTHYLQVVRGARPDVTLARMAHLGNAACSGPGWYDARLRASDRRLREPDYAGFRRRFPKAPRNLVAAAAFARAQAESGRPIYFEVPPPAEMLESGWRLVPAGPLYRLVRGEEADIDPRLWEFPLSPEEVRARYRRARGQQVHETPEGPRTKPEPYERRLFVLLLRARMMLADWKFSRGEYGPAAELYESILALDAETHDLPEILHPLALAYRALGRPERARPLLERLRALGVDPGGLKSPR comes from the coding sequence ATGACGGGCGCCGCGCGCCTGCGGGCGCTCGCGGCCCCCGGGATTCCCTTTCTCGTATCGCTCGGACTTTCCCTTTCGACGGTCGGGACGCATGTGTTCTGGCAGGACTCGGGCTTCTTCCTGTGCGCGGCCAGGGAGCTGGGCGTCCTCTACCCGCCGGGGTTCGCGCTCTATGTGATTCTGGCGCGCGCGTGGGCGTGGCTCTTCTTCTTCCTGGACTTCACGCTGGCCGTTCACCTGTTCTCCTCGTTCTGCGCCGCGCTCGCGGCGGCTTTCCTGGGGCTGGCCGCGCGGGACGCGCTCCGGTCGCGGAGTACCGTCCTCGGGGCGGCGGGCGAGGGCGACCCGGGCCCGGCCGATGCGATCGGCGCGGCGGTCGGAACGCTGGCGGCCGCCGGATTCACGTTCTGGTTCTCCGGCGTCTACGCGAAGGTCTACGCGCTCCTCTTCGCCGCCACGGCGTTCCTCCTCTGGAGAATCGTTCTCGCCGAGGCGCGGCGGAAGCCGCGGGACCTCACGGCGGCGGCCGTCGCGATCGGCCTGGCCTGGCAGGCTCATCCTTCGATCACGCTGGCCGGTCCGGCGCTGGCGGCGTTCGCGGCGCGGCATGCGCGCGCCCTGGGATGGAAAGGCTTTCTGGGCCGCGTGGGATTGGCCGCGGGGACGGCCTTGGGTCCGTCGCTTCTGCTTGCGGTCCTCGCGCGGGGACCGGCGCGCCTCATGTTCGGAGAGCCTCGAAATCTCGCAGAGGTCCTCGGATACCTGACCGCAAGGCGCTTCACGGGAAAAAGCGAGTTCCTGTCCTACGACCCGTCGCGCTGGGCGGCGCTTTCGCAGTATTTTTGGGAAGAGTTTCTGGGGGTTTCGCTCGTCCTCCTGACCGTCGGGGCGGTGTGGCTGGCGCGGACCCGCCCGCGCTTTCTGGCGGGCATCGCCCTCTGGACGGTGCCCTTCGTGATCGTCACGACGCTTTTCGTTCGGGAAGGGCAGCAGGATTTCTGGTATGTGGCGGCCTGGATGCCGCTCTGGCTGGCGGTGGCCGTGGGGCTGCGCGAGGCGGCCGCGCGCCTCGGCCGCGGGGCGGTCGCCGCGGCCGCCGTGGCCGGGCTGGCCTGGTCCCTGGCGGCCAATTATCGGGACGTCAATCAGCGCGGGTACGACCTGGCCGAGATTTTCGGAAGGATCCATCTCGAGCGCCTGGCTCCGGAGGCCATTCTTATCCTGGGATCCGATGACAGTTCCTCGACCACGCATTATCTTCAGGTCGTCCGGGGGGCGCGGCCGGACGTCACGCTCGCCCGGATGGCCCATCTGGGAAACGCCGCGTGCAGCGGGCCCGGCTGGTACGATGCGCGGCTGCGCGCCTCGGATCGCCGGCTGCGGGAGCCGGACTATGCGGGTTTCCGACGCCGGTTTCCGAAGGCCCCGCGGAACCTCGTGGCGGCGGCGGCGTTCGCCCGGGCGCAGGCGGAGTCCGGTCGGCCGATTTATTTCGAAGTTCCCCCGCCGGCCGAGATGCTCGAGAGCGGCTGGCGCCTGGTTCCGGCCGGGCCTCTCTATCGGCTCGTCCGGGGGGAGGAGGCGGACATCGATCCCCGCCTCTGGGAGTTTCCTCTCTCGCCGGAAGAGGTTCGGGCCCGGTATCGCCGCGCCCGGGGACAGCAGGTGCACGAGACCCCGGAGGGCCCCCGCACGAAGCCGGAGCCGTACGAGCGCCGTCTCTTCGTTCTCCTGCTTCGGGCGCGGATGATGCTGGCGGACTGGAAATTCTCCCGGGGGGAATATGGACCCGCGGCGGAGCTCTACGAATCGATTCTCGCGCTCGACGCGGAGACGCACGACCTTCCGGAGATCCTCCATCCGCTGGCGCTGGCCTACCGGGCGCTGGGCCGTCCCGAACGGGCGCGTCCGCTGCTGGAGCGCCTGCGGGCGCTGGGCGTGGATCCGGGAGGCTTAAAATCGCCGCGGTAG
- the hisF gene encoding imidazole glycerol phosphate synthase subunit HisF, giving the protein MLTKRIIPCLDVRGGRVVKGVRFQNLADVGDPAELAERYEREGADEVVFLDIGATVEARRTILETARRTAERLFIPLTIGGGIRSYEDVKETLRAGADKVSINTAAVQDPDLIRRAARDFGSQCVVVAIDTRREAGGHRVYTHAGSRPAGLDTVAWARRAADLGAGEILLTSIDADGTTAGYDVEVTAAVAEAVPVPVIASGGCGSAEHIYDVLTRGKADAALAASIFHYGTTTVAAVKDFLRRKGLLLR; this is encoded by the coding sequence ATGCTGACCAAACGGATCATTCCGTGTCTGGACGTCCGAGGGGGGCGCGTCGTCAAGGGCGTCCGTTTTCAGAATCTCGCGGACGTGGGGGACCCCGCGGAGCTGGCGGAGCGGTACGAGCGCGAGGGAGCCGACGAGGTCGTCTTCCTGGACATCGGCGCCACGGTGGAGGCGCGGCGCACGATCCTGGAGACCGCGCGCCGGACGGCGGAGCGTCTCTTCATCCCGCTCACGATCGGCGGCGGCATCCGATCCTACGAGGACGTCAAGGAGACGCTGCGCGCCGGAGCGGACAAGGTTTCGATCAACACGGCCGCGGTTCAGGATCCGGATCTTATCCGGCGGGCGGCGCGCGATTTCGGCTCCCAGTGCGTGGTCGTGGCGATCGACACGCGTCGGGAGGCCGGGGGGCACCGGGTGTATACGCATGCCGGGTCGCGTCCGGCGGGGCTGGACACCGTGGCGTGGGCGCGCCGGGCGGCGGATTTGGGCGCGGGGGAGATTCTCCTGACCAGCATCGACGCGGACGGCACGACCGCGGGGTACGATGTCGAGGTCACGGCGGCCGTGGCGGAAGCGGTTCCGGTTCCGGTCATCGCCTCGGGAGGATGCGGTTCGGCGGAGCACATCTACGACGTCCTGACCCGGGGGAAGGCGGACGCGGCGCTGGCGGCGTCCATCTTTCACTACGGAACGACGACGGTTGCGGCGGTGAAGGATTTTCTTCGGCGGAAAGGACTTCTTCTTCGATGA
- a CDS encoding imidazoleglycerol-phosphate dehydratase: protein MRTRRVARKTRETDIAVRIGLDGPCRYRLDVPDRWLRHMLESVARFGKFALEIRASGDFGHHVIEDVAITMGKALREALAGRPVERVGCATVPMDDALVTVAVDLVDRPFCEAPLPDEMLEHFLRSFAMEARLTLHVLVHRGRNFHHVNEAAFKALGMALHQATRPAAELRSTKGKVRWKR, encoded by the coding sequence ATGAGAACCCGACGCGTCGCCCGCAAGACCCGGGAAACCGATATCGCCGTCCGGATCGGTCTGGACGGCCCGTGCCGGTACCGCCTGGACGTGCCGGACCGCTGGCTGCGGCACATGCTGGAGTCCGTGGCCCGGTTCGGCAAGTTCGCCCTCGAGATCCGGGCGTCCGGGGACTTCGGCCACCACGTGATCGAAGACGTGGCGATCACGATGGGGAAGGCGCTGCGGGAGGCCCTGGCGGGCCGCCCGGTGGAACGGGTCGGCTGCGCCACGGTGCCGATGGACGACGCGCTCGTGACGGTGGCGGTGGATCTGGTGGACCGGCCCTTCTGCGAGGCGCCGCTTCCCGACGAGATGTTGGAGCACTTTCTGCGGAGCTTCGCGATGGAGGCGCGGCTGACGCTGCATGTCCTGGTCCATCGGGGGAGGAATTTCCACCACGTCAATGAGGCCGCCTTCAAGGCGCTGGGGATGGCGCTTCATCAGGCCACCCGGCCGGCGGCGGAGCTCCGTTCGACGAAAGGCAAGGTCCGCTGGAAGCGCTGA
- a CDS encoding HisA/HisF-related TIM barrel protein, whose protein sequence is MIIFPAMDLMNGNVVKLEAAQHRREEKVYGTPAIVADRWLSAGAEWLHVVDLNAALGEGMPNHLALLSILPKVARHKARLQWGGGVRDAATLRLLLEAELGDTGASIDRVVVGTRAIKDWNWLVGAAEAYPERIVVAVDAVGREIVVGGWQEKAGVDVVDFLRQAGDLPIAAFLYTNVAVEGKGQGVQWDPVKAVLEASPKPVIFSGGVTTLEEVARFKSLGAYGLVIGSALYSNRIDFVQAKAVAR, encoded by the coding sequence ATGATCATCTTCCCCGCGATGGACCTCATGAACGGGAACGTCGTCAAGCTCGAGGCCGCCCAGCACCGGCGGGAGGAGAAGGTCTACGGGACGCCCGCGATCGTGGCGGACCGATGGCTTTCCGCCGGGGCGGAGTGGCTCCACGTGGTGGACTTGAATGCGGCGCTCGGGGAGGGGATGCCGAATCATCTGGCGCTGCTGTCGATTCTCCCGAAGGTCGCCCGCCACAAAGCGCGGCTCCAGTGGGGCGGCGGCGTGCGGGACGCGGCGACGCTCCGGCTGCTTCTGGAGGCGGAGCTGGGGGACACGGGCGCCTCGATCGACCGGGTCGTCGTGGGAACCCGCGCGATCAAGGACTGGAACTGGCTGGTCGGCGCCGCGGAGGCGTATCCGGAGCGGATCGTCGTGGCGGTGGACGCGGTCGGCCGGGAGATCGTCGTCGGCGGCTGGCAGGAGAAGGCGGGCGTGGACGTGGTCGATTTTCTGCGGCAGGCGGGAGACCTCCCCATTGCCGCCTTCCTCTACACGAACGTGGCCGTCGAGGGGAAGGGTCAGGGGGTCCAGTGGGATCCCGTCAAAGCCGTCCTCGAGGCCTCCCCGAAGCCCGTGATTTTCTCCGGGGGTGTGACCACGCTCGAGGAGGTCGCCCGTTTCAAGAGCCTGGGCGCCTACGGGCTGGTCATCGGCTCGGCGCTCTACTCGAACCGGATCGATTTCGTCCAGGCGAAGGCCGTGGCCCGATGA
- the hisH gene encoding imidazole glycerol phosphate synthase subunit HisH: MLPVTLLDYGVGNIHSLKKAFERAGASVSVETDPDRILKARVLLLPGVGAFGKVAAQVAPFRAELRARLEEGLPAFAVCIGMQILYESSEEGEGEGLGFFPGRVRRLRHARLPHIGWNTVDHRGTGPFEGTPAGAAFYFVHSYAPSECSEPCVATADYGGRFAAAAARANVWAVQFHPEKSSRAGLELIDRFVRFAGERA; encoded by the coding sequence ATGCTCCCGGTGACGCTTCTGGACTACGGCGTGGGGAACATCCACAGCCTGAAGAAGGCCTTCGAGCGGGCCGGCGCCTCGGTCTCGGTGGAGACCGATCCCGATCGCATTCTCAAGGCCCGCGTTCTTCTCCTGCCCGGGGTGGGCGCCTTCGGCAAAGTGGCCGCCCAGGTCGCGCCGTTCCGGGCGGAGCTTCGCGCGCGGCTCGAGGAAGGCCTGCCGGCCTTCGCCGTCTGCATCGGCATGCAGATCCTGTACGAGTCGAGCGAGGAGGGCGAAGGGGAAGGGCTCGGATTCTTTCCCGGGCGGGTGCGGCGCCTGCGTCATGCGCGACTGCCGCACATCGGATGGAACACGGTCGATCATCGCGGAACGGGTCCCTTCGAGGGAACGCCGGCCGGCGCGGCCTTCTATTTCGTCCACTCGTACGCCCCGTCGGAGTGTTCGGAACCGTGCGTGGCCACGGCCGACTACGGCGGCCGGTTCGCCGCGGCGGCGGCGCGGGCGAACGTCTGGGCGGTACAATTCCATCCGGAGAAGTCGAGCCGGGCGGGCCTGGAACTCATCGATCGCTTCGTGCGTTTCGCCGGAGAACGCGCATGA
- the gltX gene encoding glutamate--tRNA ligase — MTVRTRFAPSPTGDLHIGGLRTALYNFLHARHEKGVFVLRIEDTDQQRNREESLQTIRDGLSWCGLAWDEGPYYQSLRLDRYRECAAQLEKSGRAYWKEDPDKGRALYFRIDRERIAWNDLIHGTLAFDTSADPDLVIVRSNGFPTYNFAVVVDDHDMKITRVLRGDEHVPNTPKQISLYRAFGWTPPEFGHMPLILDPQGGKLSKREIDKYRAIGLPVTVEECRRLGYLPEAILNFLALLGWSPGNDLELMTLDEMIRLFTLDRVNKTPARFLVDKLQWMNGHYIRKSPLDRLVELCRPYLAAAYDLSGVPADTLREAVRQQQERLKRLDEIVPLTRFVFSERIDYDPKAVGKWLRTDGAKALLEELRARLSAMDAFGKEAVEGLLRSMAEARGVKLGQVAQPLRVALTGGEASPPMHETLSVLGRRRVLERIDAALRML; from the coding sequence ATGACCGTGCGCACCCGCTTCGCTCCGAGTCCCACGGGGGACCTCCATATCGGAGGCCTCCGGACGGCGCTCTACAACTTCCTCCACGCCCGGCACGAGAAGGGCGTCTTCGTTCTGCGGATCGAGGATACCGACCAGCAGCGCAACCGGGAGGAGTCGCTGCAGACGATCCGCGACGGGCTCTCCTGGTGCGGCCTGGCGTGGGACGAAGGGCCGTATTATCAGAGCCTGCGTCTCGACCGGTACCGGGAGTGCGCGGCGCAGCTCGAGAAATCGGGCCGGGCGTACTGGAAGGAGGATCCCGACAAGGGCCGGGCGCTCTACTTCCGCATCGACCGCGAGCGGATCGCCTGGAACGATCTCATCCACGGCACGCTGGCCTTCGACACGTCCGCGGATCCGGATCTCGTGATCGTCCGGTCGAACGGATTCCCCACGTACAACTTCGCGGTCGTGGTGGACGACCACGACATGAAGATCACCCGGGTCCTCCGGGGAGACGAGCACGTTCCGAACACGCCCAAGCAGATTTCCCTGTACCGGGCCTTCGGGTGGACGCCTCCCGAGTTCGGGCACATGCCGCTCATCCTGGACCCGCAGGGCGGAAAACTGTCCAAGCGCGAGATCGACAAATATCGCGCGATCGGGCTTCCCGTCACGGTGGAGGAATGCCGGCGGCTCGGCTATCTTCCCGAGGCGATCCTCAATTTCCTCGCGCTTCTCGGCTGGTCGCCGGGGAACGACCTCGAGCTCATGACGCTCGACGAGATGATCCGTCTTTTCACCCTCGACCGGGTCAATAAGACCCCGGCCCGTTTTCTGGTGGACAAGCTCCAGTGGATGAACGGGCACTACATCCGGAAGTCCCCGCTCGACCGGCTGGTGGAGCTGTGCCGGCCGTACCTGGCGGCGGCGTACGATCTGTCCGGCGTTCCGGCGGACACGCTCCGCGAGGCGGTCCGACAGCAGCAGGAACGCCTCAAGCGGCTGGACGAGATCGTGCCGCTCACGCGCTTCGTCTTCAGTGAGCGGATCGACTACGACCCCAAGGCCGTCGGCAAATGGCTTCGAACCGACGGCGCCAAGGCCCTTTTGGAGGAGCTGCGCGCCCGGCTTTCCGCGATGGACGCGTTCGGCAAGGAGGCCGTCGAGGGACTGCTCCGGTCGATGGCGGAAGCGCGCGGGGTCAAGCTGGGGCAGGTGGCCCAGCCGCTGCGGGTGGCCCTGACCGGCGGCGAAGCGAGCCCGCCCATGCACGAGACCCTGAGCGTCCTGGGACGGCGGCGCGTCCTGGAGCGGATCGACGCGGCGCTCAGGATGCTATGA
- the hisG gene encoding ATP phosphoribosyltransferase: MPLKIAVPNKGRLMEETIELLRAVGLRVPRQADRTLIATVNGGRYQVLFARAQDIPEFVEVGAADVGITGLDLVEETGCRVERLLDLKYGNCRLVVAAPDTSALSSVEAIPPGARVATAFPNLTRRYFERLRKTVAIVPVSGATEIAPSIGVADLITDLTQTGSTLKQNHLKLLDVILESWAVFIAGPSVQGTVRQEAEDLAHAFDSVENALRKRYLMANVERARLEEVVRLIPGLKAPTVLDTADRSTVAVHAVVDEDAITSLVPRLKKAGASGILVLPIERMVP, translated from the coding sequence ATGCCGCTGAAAATCGCCGTCCCGAACAAGGGCCGCCTCATGGAGGAGACCATCGAGCTTCTCCGGGCCGTGGGGCTGCGGGTCCCCCGACAGGCGGACCGCACCCTCATCGCCACCGTCAACGGCGGCCGCTACCAGGTCCTCTTCGCGCGCGCCCAGGATATCCCGGAGTTCGTCGAAGTGGGCGCCGCGGATGTGGGAATCACGGGGCTCGATCTCGTGGAGGAAACGGGCTGTCGCGTGGAACGGCTCCTCGACCTCAAGTACGGGAATTGCCGGCTCGTCGTCGCCGCGCCCGATACGTCGGCCCTCTCGTCCGTGGAGGCGATTCCGCCGGGGGCGCGGGTCGCGACGGCGTTTCCGAACCTCACGCGGCGCTACTTCGAACGGCTCCGCAAGACGGTGGCGATCGTCCCCGTCTCGGGGGCCACGGAAATCGCGCCCTCGATCGGCGTGGCCGATCTCATCACGGACCTCACCCAGACGGGCTCCACCCTCAAACAGAATCACCTGAAGCTTCTGGACGTGATCCTGGAGTCGTGGGCGGTCTTCATCGCCGGTCCTTCCGTCCAGGGTACCGTCCGCCAGGAGGCGGAGGACCTGGCGCACGCCTTCGACAGCGTGGAGAACGCCCTCCGGAAACGTTACCTCATGGCCAACGTCGAGCGCGCGCGGCTCGAGGAGGTCGTGCGCCTCATCCCGGGCCTTAAGGCGCCCACCGTGCTCGACACCGCCGACCGCTCGACCGTGGCGGTCCACGCGGTGGTGGACGAGGACGCGATCACCTCCCTCGTTCCGCGCCTGAAGAAGGCCGGGGCCAGCGGGATCCTCGTCCTCCCCATCGAGAGGATGGTGCCGTGA
- the hisC gene encoding histidinol-phosphate transaminase has protein sequence MDLEHLLRRSVAGTQPPTYPGPEPGVLRLDANTNLIGRNPAIDRGVRRAATIDFNQYPTCLSDELRAALAREHGLSPDEVLVGDGSDEVLDVLCKTFVNPGDVVACASPSFVMYSFFGKLHLARVVEVPLRRPGWTLDVDALLQVRAKIVFVASPNNPTGNAVPADDLERLIEGSPGIVLLDEAYADFCGQDFARRVREFENVVVSRTFSKSHGLAALRVGYGLANRRLMEKLYCAKTPLTLSALSEAIALEALADKSFMRETVETVRRERVRLAERLRDLGFRPEPTDANFMIVDLGTPSASARAFLRARGIVTRDMGDFKGLENHLRVTVGRPEHTDRLVAALAEWKVSCSR, from the coding sequence TTGGACCTTGAGCACCTCCTGCGCCGGTCCGTGGCGGGGACCCAGCCGCCGACGTACCCGGGGCCCGAGCCGGGGGTATTGCGCCTGGACGCCAATACGAACCTGATCGGGCGCAACCCCGCGATCGACCGCGGCGTGCGCCGGGCGGCGACGATCGACTTCAACCAGTATCCGACGTGCCTCTCGGACGAGCTTCGGGCGGCTCTGGCGCGCGAGCACGGCCTGTCGCCCGACGAGGTTCTCGTGGGGGACGGGTCGGACGAGGTCCTGGACGTCCTGTGCAAGACGTTCGTCAACCCGGGGGACGTCGTGGCGTGCGCGTCGCCGAGCTTCGTGATGTATTCGTTCTTCGGGAAGCTCCACCTGGCGCGGGTGGTCGAGGTTCCTCTCCGGCGGCCCGGCTGGACGCTCGACGTGGACGCCCTGCTTCAGGTCCGCGCGAAAATCGTCTTCGTGGCCTCGCCGAACAACCCGACCGGGAACGCCGTGCCGGCCGACGACCTGGAGCGGTTGATCGAGGGGTCCCCGGGGATCGTTCTTCTGGACGAGGCGTACGCGGACTTCTGCGGGCAGGACTTCGCCCGTCGGGTGCGGGAGTTCGAGAACGTCGTGGTGTCCCGCACGTTTTCGAAGAGCCACGGGCTGGCGGCGCTTCGCGTGGGCTACGGGCTGGCGAACCGCCGGCTCATGGAGAAACTCTACTGCGCCAAGACCCCGCTGACGCTTTCGGCGCTGAGCGAGGCGATCGCGCTGGAGGCTCTGGCCGACAAGAGCTTCATGAGGGAGACCGTGGAAACGGTGCGCCGGGAGCGCGTGCGCCTGGCCGAACGGCTGCGGGATCTGGGATTCCGCCCGGAGCCCACGGACGCGAACTTCATGATCGTGGATCTCGGGACCCCCTCGGCCTCCGCCCGCGCGTTCCTGCGGGCGCGGGGGATCGTCACGCGCGACATGGGCGACTTCAAGGGACTGGAGAATCATCTGCGGGTGACCGTAGGCCGGCCGGAGCATACGGACCGGCTGGTGGCGGCCCTGGCGGAATGGAAGGTCTCATGCTCCCGGTGA